A single window of Collinsella aerofaciens DNA harbors:
- a CDS encoding M20 family metallopeptidase — protein sequence MAPALSDLQPQSAPKATAAAQAAIGDSLVKEAQTFADELAAWRHDLHRTPELGNDLPQTSAYIQARLAEMDIPFATLVDGSCVVGLVGAGATAAQGNGVCTDEQAGTVIMLRGDMDALPVAEESGEPFASTNGCMHACGHDMHATALLGAARLLKAREAELVDANATVKLLFQPGEETFEGARAAIADGLLENPRPQAAFAMHVNSQSPLGLVLYGSPALSGVYGFRITLQGKGGHGSSPEICIDPITAGVHVHLALQELIAREVPAAKEVALTVGKFAGGQAANVIPDTCVLEGTLRGFDVELMAHLKTRIAEVVNGVATTYRTPATIETLSDVPPLVLDSDMTQASLGYVGAVLPKAAFLPLFHAMASEDFALISSEIPSAYFTVGAAVTDTDEHFAQHHPKARFNDAELPLGAAAYTAVALGYIADHKE from the coding sequence ATGGCACCAGCACTGTCCGATCTTCAACCGCAATCAGCGCCCAAGGCCACCGCGGCGGCGCAAGCCGCCATTGGCGACAGTCTGGTCAAAGAGGCTCAAACTTTTGCCGATGAGCTTGCCGCATGGCGTCACGATCTGCATCGGACGCCCGAACTTGGTAACGACCTCCCGCAGACCTCTGCGTATATCCAAGCGCGCCTGGCCGAGATGGACATCCCGTTTGCCACGCTCGTCGATGGTTCCTGTGTTGTGGGCCTTGTCGGTGCCGGTGCCACCGCGGCCCAGGGCAATGGCGTCTGCACGGACGAACAGGCCGGAACGGTCATTATGCTGCGTGGCGACATGGATGCCCTGCCCGTTGCCGAAGAGTCGGGCGAGCCTTTCGCCTCTACGAACGGCTGCATGCATGCTTGCGGTCACGATATGCACGCGACGGCGCTGCTTGGTGCGGCGCGCTTGCTCAAGGCCCGCGAGGCCGAGCTTGTCGACGCCAACGCTACCGTCAAACTGCTGTTCCAGCCGGGCGAGGAGACCTTTGAGGGGGCACGCGCTGCCATCGCCGACGGCTTGCTCGAGAACCCGCGTCCTCAGGCGGCTTTTGCCATGCATGTTAACAGCCAATCGCCGCTCGGCCTGGTGCTCTATGGGAGCCCGGCGCTTTCGGGCGTGTACGGTTTCCGCATCACGCTGCAGGGCAAGGGCGGACATGGCTCGAGCCCCGAGATCTGCATCGACCCCATCACGGCCGGCGTCCATGTGCACCTGGCGCTTCAGGAGCTCATTGCTCGCGAAGTGCCGGCGGCCAAGGAGGTCGCACTGACCGTGGGTAAGTTTGCCGGTGGCCAAGCGGCCAACGTCATTCCCGACACCTGCGTGCTCGAGGGAACGCTGCGCGGCTTTGATGTTGAGCTCATGGCTCACCTAAAGACCCGCATCGCGGAGGTCGTTAACGGCGTTGCCACAACATATCGTACGCCGGCGACCATCGAGACGCTTTCGGATGTTCCGCCGCTTGTACTCGACAGCGATATGACTCAGGCGTCGCTTGGCTATGTGGGCGCAGTGCTGCCCAAGGCGGCTTTCTTGCCGCTTTTCCATGCCATGGCGAGTGAGGACTTCGCGCTTATCTCGAGCGAGATTCCGAGTGCGTACTTTACCGTGGGCGCGGCCGTAACCGACACGGACGAACACTTTGCCCAGCACCATCCCAAGGCACGTTTTAACGATGCCGAGCTGCCGCTCGGTGCTGCGGCTTATACCGCCGTCGCTTTGGGCTATATCGCCGACCACAAGGAGTAA
- the htpG gene encoding molecular chaperone HtpG: MRQFKTESKKLLDLMINSIYTNKEIFLRELISNASDAVDKLNFKSLQDPSVKLDQGDLAIRVSFDKDARTITISDNGIGMTAEELERNLGTIAHSGSEEFKTENAEQQGSDVDIIGQFGVGFYSAFMVASHVKVVSRAYGEDVAHVWESDGLEGYTIEDGERAEHGTDVILTLRENEKLDADGEAETYDRFLTEWGLKSLIQQYSNYVRYPIQMMVSKSRQKPKPEDAPEDYTPEYEDYQELETVNSMTPIWKKRSSDVEQKDYDEFYKSTFHDFDNPARTISFHAEGTLEYDALLFVPGRAPFDLYSKDYEKGLALYSSNVLIMEKCDDLLPDYYNFVRGVVDSADVSLNISRETLQQNRQLKAIAKRVEKKITADLEDMRDNDREAYEKFFENFGRGLKYGIYSSYGMKADELADLLLFWSAKEQKMITLAEYAKGMPEDQKAIYYAAGDSRERLAKMPVVKGVLDRGYDVLLLTQDVDEFTFQAMREYVAADMPKVYEDDAAREAAEKAVADGAEPEVEDRHLELKNVATGDLDLATDDEKKEAEDATKENEGLFNAMKEALGDKVEKVAVSARLTDAPACITTEGPLSLEMEKVLQKGPEGAPDGMPKSQRVLELNAKHPVFAKLVAAQKAGDADKIKQYSGLLYDQALLVEGILPEDPVAFAAAVCNLM, from the coding sequence ATGCGTCAATTTAAGACCGAGAGCAAAAAACTGCTCGACCTTATGATCAATTCCATCTACACCAATAAGGAAATCTTCCTGCGCGAGCTTATCTCCAACGCGAGCGATGCTGTCGACAAGCTCAACTTTAAGAGCTTGCAGGACCCGAGCGTCAAGCTCGACCAGGGCGACCTGGCTATTCGCGTCTCCTTTGATAAAGACGCCCGCACCATTACCATCTCAGATAACGGCATTGGCATGACCGCCGAGGAGCTCGAGCGCAATCTGGGCACCATCGCCCATTCCGGCTCTGAGGAGTTTAAGACCGAGAACGCCGAGCAGCAGGGTTCGGATGTCGACATCATCGGCCAGTTTGGCGTGGGCTTCTACTCGGCCTTTATGGTCGCCAGCCATGTGAAGGTCGTGAGCCGCGCCTACGGCGAGGATGTCGCCCATGTGTGGGAGTCGGACGGTCTTGAGGGCTACACCATCGAGGACGGCGAGCGCGCCGAGCACGGTACCGATGTCATTCTGACGCTGCGTGAGAACGAGAAGCTCGACGCTGACGGCGAGGCCGAGACCTACGATCGCTTCCTGACCGAGTGGGGCCTCAAGAGCCTGATTCAGCAGTACAGCAACTATGTGCGCTACCCGATCCAGATGATGGTGTCCAAGAGCCGTCAAAAGCCCAAGCCCGAGGATGCGCCGGAGGATTACACGCCCGAGTACGAGGACTATCAGGAGCTCGAGACCGTCAATTCCATGACGCCGATCTGGAAGAAGCGCAGCTCCGATGTTGAGCAGAAGGACTATGACGAGTTCTACAAGTCTACGTTCCACGACTTTGACAATCCTGCGCGCACCATCAGCTTCCACGCCGAGGGCACGCTCGAGTACGACGCACTGCTGTTTGTGCCGGGTCGCGCGCCGTTCGATCTGTACAGCAAGGACTACGAGAAGGGTCTGGCACTCTACAGCTCCAACGTCCTGATCATGGAGAAGTGCGACGATCTGCTGCCCGACTACTACAACTTTGTCCGCGGTGTCGTGGATTCCGCTGACGTGTCGCTCAACATCTCGCGCGAGACGCTGCAGCAGAACCGTCAACTCAAGGCCATCGCCAAGCGTGTGGAAAAGAAGATTACCGCCGACCTTGAGGATATGCGTGACAACGACCGCGAGGCCTACGAGAAGTTCTTTGAGAACTTTGGCCGCGGCCTTAAGTACGGCATCTACTCGAGCTATGGCATGAAGGCCGATGAGCTTGCCGACCTGCTGCTGTTCTGGTCTGCCAAGGAGCAGAAGATGATTACCCTGGCCGAGTACGCCAAGGGCATGCCCGAGGACCAGAAGGCCATCTACTACGCCGCCGGCGACTCGCGTGAGCGCTTGGCCAAGATGCCCGTGGTAAAGGGCGTGCTCGACCGCGGCTACGATGTACTGCTGCTGACGCAGGACGTGGATGAGTTCACCTTCCAGGCCATGCGTGAGTACGTGGCTGCCGATATGCCCAAGGTCTACGAGGATGACGCTGCTCGCGAGGCTGCCGAGAAGGCGGTTGCCGATGGCGCCGAGCCTGAGGTCGAAGATCGTCACCTGGAGCTTAAGAACGTCGCGACTGGCGATCTTGACTTGGCGACCGATGACGAGAAGAAGGAGGCCGAGGACGCCACCAAGGAGAACGAGGGCCTCTTTAACGCCATGAAGGAGGCGCTCGGCGACAAGGTCGAGAAGGTTGCCGTCTCCGCGCGCCTGACCGATGCCCCCGCCTGCATCACCACCGAGGGCCCGCTTTCGCTCGAGATGGAGAAGGTGCTCCAGAAGGGTCCCGAGGGCGCGCCCGACGGTATGCCCAAGAGCCAGCGCGTGCTCGAGCTCAACGCCAAGCACCCGGTCTTTGCCAAGCTCGTCGCTGCTCAGAAGGCGGGCGACGCCGACAAGATCAAGCAGTACTCCGGTCTGCTCTATGACCAGGCCCTGCTGGTCGAGGGCATTCTGCCCGAGGACCCCGTGGCCTTCGCGGCAGCTGTCTGCAACTTGATGTAG
- the hisS gene encoding histidine--tRNA ligase, which translates to MQAQKAEGTRDLIGAEMRAWQKMQQIAAGVFEPFGFKPIETPAIEQVDVFVHGIGQSTDVVRKEMFRVFSGANLERVFTEGTDTKLKPKQRLALRPEGTAGVVRAVVENNLVPQGSTPFKAYYAEAMFRGERPQKGRLRQFHQVGIEWLGAPDPAADAECIIMLMEFYKRLGFDLSKLRLLINSMGDAQCRPAYREQVKQFILDHADEMCDECRERAELNPLRAFDCKNDHCREIMAEAPLMGDNLCDECREHYEQVKRYLDAAGIEYVEDPTLVRGLDYYTRTVFEVEAPGAGVGSIGGGGRYDGLVELEGGKPTAGVGFAVGFERALLALQAFGSDLGAEEVPCVYVANAGKELRQNVFTITQELRAAGIVTEADYQGRSLKAQFKQADKVGAKLILVLGGDELAAGKVKVRDMQSHDEVLVDLANVVEAVRERL; encoded by the coding sequence ATGCAGGCACAGAAGGCGGAGGGAACCCGCGACCTTATCGGCGCCGAGATGCGCGCCTGGCAAAAGATGCAGCAGATTGCGGCCGGCGTGTTCGAGCCGTTTGGTTTTAAACCCATCGAGACGCCCGCGATCGAGCAGGTGGACGTGTTTGTCCACGGTATCGGCCAGTCGACCGACGTCGTGCGCAAGGAAATGTTCCGCGTGTTCAGCGGTGCCAACCTGGAGCGCGTCTTTACCGAGGGCACCGACACCAAACTCAAGCCCAAGCAGCGCCTGGCGCTTCGCCCCGAGGGCACGGCCGGCGTGGTGCGCGCTGTCGTCGAGAACAATCTGGTGCCCCAGGGCTCCACGCCGTTTAAGGCGTACTACGCCGAGGCCATGTTCCGCGGCGAGCGTCCCCAGAAGGGCCGCCTGCGCCAGTTCCACCAGGTGGGCATCGAGTGGCTCGGCGCTCCCGATCCGGCGGCAGACGCCGAGTGCATCATCATGCTCATGGAGTTTTACAAGCGCCTGGGCTTCGATCTTTCCAAGCTTCGTCTGCTCATTAACTCGATGGGCGACGCTCAGTGCCGTCCGGCTTACCGCGAGCAAGTCAAGCAGTTTATCCTCGATCACGCAGACGAGATGTGCGATGAGTGCCGCGAGCGCGCCGAGCTCAACCCGCTGCGTGCCTTTGACTGCAAGAACGACCACTGCCGCGAGATCATGGCCGAGGCTCCGCTGATGGGTGACAACCTGTGCGATGAGTGCCGCGAGCACTACGAGCAAGTCAAGCGCTATCTGGATGCCGCCGGTATCGAGTATGTCGAGGATCCCACCTTGGTGCGCGGCCTGGACTACTACACCCGTACTGTCTTTGAGGTCGAGGCCCCTGGCGCCGGCGTCGGCTCCATCGGCGGCGGCGGCCGCTACGATGGTCTCGTCGAGCTCGAGGGCGGCAAGCCCACGGCAGGCGTCGGCTTCGCCGTCGGTTTTGAGCGCGCCCTGCTGGCCCTGCAGGCCTTTGGCAGCGACCTGGGTGCCGAGGAGGTCCCGTGCGTCTACGTCGCCAATGCCGGCAAGGAGCTGCGTCAGAACGTCTTTACCATTACGCAGGAGCTTCGCGCCGCAGGGATTGTGACCGAGGCCGACTATCAGGGCCGTTCGCTCAAGGCCCAGTTTAAGCAGGCCGATAAGGTAGGCGCCAAGCTCATCCTGGTCCTGGGCGGCGACGAGCTTGCCGCCGGCAAGGTCAAGGTGCGCGACATGCAGAGCCATGACGAGGTTCTCGTCGATCTGGCCAACGTCGTCGAGGCGGTTCGCGAGCGTCTGTAG
- a CDS encoding YhgE/Pip domain-containing protein yields MSLGSKLSDAKVSFAIFKRDIKRLLVNPVALVVTIGVCVIPSLYAWYNIVANWDPYGNTQGIKIAIANNDQGTQNDLVGELNAGDKVVDRLKENDQLGWTFVDSAADAKEGVESGEYYAAIVIPKNFSDNLVSMLDGNYHQPKLTYYVNEKKSAIAPKVTDTGASTIEEQINSEFVSTVGETVASIAKDAGIDLKDKATQTQNSLAGSVSEASGTLGEVRDSIGDMNAAIDKTSGSIASADAALAGLQGQTPSLTQAIAQGNDLLGEARATAGNSVASLSKALSEGSLALTKTSASANAAIGKLTGAVTSTTTRIDNSLESLQATIDHNKAVIGHLEILVNDTSTGSKEIDARIVSTIDLLREQNEKLQSIKDGLSAQSSAMANDAAAVSGASDAINNAIQTGATNLGQAQTDLGQNALSKASSALDSFAAVSGDLTGIVSGLTPTIASARGTLSQLNATLGQAKTTLSQTDASLAKVQDKLATAANDIAALQTSESMGELAGLMGVDVDDVADFMASPVELTSKSIYPVKSFGSGIAPFYTNLALWVGGYVLIAIYKLEVDREGIGSFTARQGYFGRWLLLVILGAFQAIIVTVGDLVIGVQCVSPLLFVLGGIAISFTYVNIIYALSTTFKHIGKAIGVILVIVQIPGSSGMYPIEMMPGFFQWLHPLLPFTYGINLLRETVGGMYSFNYLFNLCILGVFLIVALFIGLQLRPLLLNLNLLFDKQLSTTGMMICESNDLPRQRYSLRTAMRVMLDSDSYRRELLDHAVAFEHRYPYYIKGGFAAVVGVQVLLFVLSTVLDIDNNGKIILLVIWIISVIAICGWLINIEYIRASLNTQMRISALSDEDLRREMREHTAAIPAARHMFGLNASERGAKGGDQSTGRLPHIGSHHKSQGSDSTATNDGDTTALGKHSKGGEA; encoded by the coding sequence GTGAGTCTCGGCAGCAAACTATCCGATGCAAAGGTCTCCTTTGCGATATTTAAGCGCGACATTAAGCGACTGCTCGTGAACCCCGTCGCCTTAGTGGTTACCATCGGCGTGTGCGTTATTCCCTCGCTGTATGCCTGGTACAACATCGTGGCCAACTGGGATCCGTACGGAAACACCCAGGGTATCAAGATTGCCATCGCCAACAACGATCAGGGCACCCAAAACGACCTGGTGGGCGAGCTCAACGCGGGCGACAAGGTCGTCGATCGGCTCAAGGAGAACGATCAGCTGGGCTGGACCTTCGTCGATTCGGCGGCCGATGCCAAGGAGGGCGTCGAGAGCGGTGAGTACTATGCGGCCATCGTAATCCCCAAGAACTTCTCGGATAACCTGGTTTCGATGCTCGACGGCAACTACCATCAGCCCAAGCTTACGTACTACGTCAATGAGAAGAAGAGCGCCATTGCGCCCAAGGTTACCGACACCGGTGCAAGCACCATCGAGGAGCAGATCAACTCGGAATTTGTCTCCACAGTGGGCGAGACCGTTGCCAGCATCGCCAAGGATGCCGGGATCGATTTAAAGGACAAGGCAACCCAGACTCAGAATTCGTTGGCTGGTTCGGTATCAGAGGCATCCGGTACCTTGGGTGAGGTGCGCGATTCGATTGGCGACATGAATGCCGCCATCGATAAGACGAGCGGTTCCATTGCCTCGGCTGATGCCGCGTTGGCGGGCCTGCAGGGTCAGACGCCCTCTCTAACGCAGGCAATCGCTCAGGGCAATGACCTGCTGGGCGAGGCGCGCGCTACGGCGGGCAACTCTGTCGCCTCGCTCTCCAAGGCACTCTCGGAAGGCAGCCTTGCGCTCACCAAGACGTCAGCCTCCGCGAACGCTGCGATTGGCAAGCTGACGGGCGCGGTCACATCTACGACCACCCGCATCGACAACTCGCTTGAGTCTCTCCAAGCGACGATCGACCACAATAAGGCCGTTATCGGGCACTTGGAAATTCTCGTTAATGACACGTCGACAGGTTCCAAGGAAATTGACGCGCGCATTGTATCGACCATCGATTTGCTCCGCGAGCAGAATGAAAAGCTTCAGAGCATCAAGGACGGTCTGTCTGCGCAGTCGAGCGCCATGGCGAATGACGCCGCGGCTGTCTCGGGCGCCAGCGACGCTATCAATAACGCAATCCAGACCGGTGCGACCAACCTTGGCCAGGCCCAGACGGACCTGGGTCAAAACGCGCTGTCGAAGGCTTCGAGCGCGCTTGATTCATTTGCCGCCGTCTCGGGTGATCTGACGGGAATCGTGTCTGGCCTCACGCCTACTATTGCAAGTGCGCGCGGTACACTTTCGCAACTCAACGCTACGCTCGGTCAGGCCAAGACCACGCTGTCCCAGACCGATGCCTCGCTTGCCAAGGTCCAGGACAAGCTTGCGACCGCCGCCAACGACATCGCGGCGCTACAGACCTCCGAGTCCATGGGCGAGCTGGCCGGCCTGATGGGCGTCGACGTCGATGACGTTGCAGACTTCATGGCATCTCCGGTCGAGCTGACCTCAAAGTCAATTTATCCGGTCAAGAGCTTTGGTTCGGGCATTGCCCCGTTCTATACCAATCTGGCGCTGTGGGTGGGCGGCTACGTGCTTATCGCCATCTACAAGCTCGAGGTCGACCGCGAAGGCATCGGCAGCTTTACCGCGCGTCAGGGCTACTTTGGCCGCTGGTTGCTCCTGGTGATCCTGGGCGCGTTCCAGGCCATCATCGTTACGGTAGGCGATCTGGTGATCGGCGTGCAGTGCGTCAGCCCGCTGCTGTTCGTGCTGGGCGGCATCGCCATCTCGTTCACCTACGTCAATATCATCTATGCGCTGTCCACCACGTTTAAGCATATCGGCAAGGCTATCGGCGTCATTCTCGTCATCGTGCAGATCCCGGGTTCGTCGGGCATGTACCCCATCGAGATGATGCCCGGCTTCTTCCAGTGGCTGCACCCGCTGCTGCCCTTTACCTACGGCATCAATCTGCTGCGCGAGACGGTCGGCGGCATGTATTCGTTCAACTACCTGTTTAACCTGTGCATTCTGGGCGTGTTCTTGATCGTGGCGCTCTTTATCGGCCTGCAGCTGCGTCCGCTGCTGCTCAACCTTAACCTGCTCTTTGATAAACAGCTCTCCACGACCGGTATGATGATTTGCGAGTCCAACGACCTGCCGCGCCAGCGCTACTCGCTGCGCACGGCCATGCGTGTCATGCTCGATTCCGATTCGTACCGTCGCGAACTGCTCGATCATGCGGTCGCCTTTGAACATCGCTACCCGTACTACATCAAGGGCGGTTTTGCCGCCGTGGTGGGCGTTCAGGTCCTGCTCTTTGTCCTGTCGACGGTTCTCGATATCGACAATAACGGCAAGATCATCCTGCTTGTTATTTGGATCATCTCGGTTATTGCCATCTGCGGCTGGCTTATCAATATCGAATATATCCGCGCGAGCCTCAATACCCAGATGCGCATCTCGGCGCTTTCGGATGAGGACCTGCGTCGCGAGATGCGCGAACACACGGCCGCCATTCCTGCCGCCCGCCACATGTTTGGCCTCAACGCCAGCGAGCGTGGTGCCAAGGGCGGCGATCAGTCCACGGGCCGCTTGCCGCATATCGGCTCGCACCATAAATCTCAGGGCAGCGACAGCACAGCCACAAATGATGGAGATACCACCGCGCTTGGCAAGCACTCCAAAGGAGGTGAGGCATAA
- a CDS encoding DMT family transporter, whose protein sequence is MAQYAANEIENMPDSPVAREDLGAGGASRGAGARSPLFWKVLLLSVAVIWGYSFTTMKDALDTIPVFELLYIRFLPASLVMLAIFHERIVAHFNARNLIVGLGMGALMWGAYGLQTIGLAQTTAGKSAFLTGTYCILVPFASYVLSGEKLTRYNLGAALLCLAGIGLVALDSVEFNVGDVITLGGAVFFAIQMAVTAKYGRKMDINVITFWMFVGNGVLSLISSLLFEIQAPLSVWTPSFISVMAFLSVGCTCVALLIQNVGLAHVPASTGSLLLSMESPSGVLFSVLLMGEALTSRLLAGFALIFLSIILSETHFDFLRRKPRPQL, encoded by the coding sequence ATGGCCCAATACGCTGCCAACGAAATCGAGAATATGCCCGATAGCCCTGTAGCCCGCGAAGACCTAGGTGCCGGCGGTGCCTCTCGCGGTGCCGGTGCGCGCTCGCCGCTGTTCTGGAAGGTCTTGCTGCTTTCGGTGGCGGTCATCTGGGGCTATTCCTTCACCACCATGAAGGATGCGCTCGATACCATTCCGGTGTTCGAGCTGCTCTACATTCGTTTTCTTCCGGCGTCGTTGGTCATGCTTGCCATCTTCCACGAGCGCATTGTTGCCCATTTCAACGCTCGAAACCTGATTGTTGGACTTGGCATGGGCGCGCTCATGTGGGGTGCCTACGGTTTGCAGACGATCGGCCTGGCACAGACCACGGCGGGCAAGAGTGCATTTTTGACGGGCACGTACTGCATCTTGGTTCCGTTTGCGAGCTACGTTCTAAGCGGCGAAAAGCTTACCCGTTACAACTTGGGCGCCGCGTTGCTGTGCCTGGCGGGCATTGGTCTGGTGGCGCTCGATAGCGTCGAGTTCAATGTCGGCGATGTCATCACACTGGGCGGTGCGGTCTTCTTTGCCATCCAGATGGCGGTGACCGCCAAGTATGGCCGCAAGATGGACATCAACGTCATCACGTTTTGGATGTTTGTGGGCAACGGCGTGCTGAGCCTGATCTCGTCGCTGCTATTCGAGATCCAAGCGCCGCTGTCCGTTTGGACGCCGAGCTTTATCAGTGTGATGGCGTTTCTCTCGGTGGGCTGCACATGTGTGGCTCTGCTCATCCAAAATGTCGGCCTGGCGCATGTCCCGGCTTCGACGGGCTCGCTGCTCCTTTCGATGGAGTCGCCTTCGGGTGTGCTGTTCTCGGTGCTGCTGATGGGGGAGGCGCTCACCTCGCGCCTGCTCGCCGGCTTCGCGCTCATCTTTCTTTCGATTATCTTGAGCGAGACGCATTTCGATTTTTTGCGTCGAAAGCCGCGCCCGCAATTGTAA
- a CDS encoding YhgE/Pip domain-containing protein: MKNILHLFKRDVQNVSRSVIGLVVVMGLIIVPCLYAWFNIAGSWDPYGNTGNLKIAVVNTDEGYESDLIPVEVNVGENVTATLRGNESFDWVVLNNREKAIEGVKSGAYYAAVVIPKTFSADMMTLFSTDVKHADIEFYENQKANAIAQIVTEKGSSAVQNQVNESFTETITSIGLKTVSSLLDYMSTDQVSNFIANLSSTLGDSIGDLQDVQANASSLAGILSSTSDSLTSASGMLQQTGTVDESTKQLMEHAKSGMSDSKEALKAANDAINAAIDGSAGSFDNVSAELAKAFDTANQHVDLTVSQLNDAAAALNARAKDIDAMADQLRSLADQVSDENLKDGLKSAATSLGRIAVEYRNNAKDLAATAKSLSDSMAEVNNSRAEVDQAIADAKAGIAGAKSDYDSTFSVKAKELKKTVSGILDSLDGISGDLDSAVGGLTDASGSLAKGLSKAAKLVNKASDQLGEASDKISAFKDELDGALMSDDLATIKTMIGNDPEGLAVSLSGPVALDRKPVYPIRNYGSAMAPFYTILSLWVGSIVLAAMMKVSVDDELINELIPVRLHEIYLGRYLFFGGLALLQATLVCAGDILFFGIQCDNPLQFVLAGWVASLVFSNIVYTLTVSFGDIGKALAVVLLVMQVGGSGGTFPIEMTGPVFQAIYPFLPFTHGINAMHAAMAGAYHMEYWVELGILASYLIPSLALGVVFRRPVIKANDWIIEKLESTKLI, translated from the coding sequence ATGAAGAACATCCTGCATCTGTTTAAGCGCGATGTCCAAAACGTGTCTCGCTCCGTGATCGGCTTGGTTGTCGTGATGGGCCTCATTATCGTACCGTGTCTGTACGCGTGGTTTAACATCGCCGGCAGCTGGGATCCGTACGGCAACACCGGCAATCTTAAGATCGCCGTGGTCAACACCGATGAGGGTTACGAGAGCGATTTGATCCCCGTCGAGGTTAACGTGGGCGAAAACGTGACCGCCACCCTACGCGGCAACGAGAGCTTCGATTGGGTTGTGCTCAACAATCGCGAAAAGGCTATCGAGGGCGTTAAGTCGGGCGCGTACTATGCTGCCGTCGTTATCCCCAAAACGTTTAGCGCTGACATGATGACGCTTTTCTCGACCGACGTGAAGCATGCCGATATCGAGTTCTACGAGAATCAGAAGGCCAACGCCATTGCGCAGATCGTGACCGAGAAGGGTTCGAGCGCCGTTCAGAACCAGGTTAACGAATCTTTTACCGAGACCATTACGAGCATCGGTCTTAAGACGGTGTCCAGCCTGCTCGATTACATGAGCACCGACCAGGTCAGCAACTTTATCGCCAACCTGTCCTCGACGCTCGGCGATTCGATTGGGGACCTGCAAGACGTTCAGGCTAATGCTTCGTCGCTGGCGGGCATTTTGAGCTCTACGTCCGATTCGTTGACGTCGGCGAGCGGTATGCTCCAGCAGACGGGTACGGTCGATGAGTCGACCAAGCAGTTGATGGAGCATGCCAAGAGCGGCATGAGCGATTCCAAAGAAGCGCTGAAGGCCGCCAACGACGCCATCAACGCCGCGATTGACGGAAGCGCGGGTTCGTTCGACAATGTGTCTGCCGAGCTCGCGAAGGCGTTCGACACCGCAAACCAGCATGTCGACCTTACGGTGTCCCAACTCAACGATGCCGCTGCGGCCCTCAATGCGCGCGCCAAGGATATCGATGCGATGGCCGATCAGCTCCGCAGCCTTGCCGACCAGGTGAGCGATGAGAATTTGAAGGACGGCCTCAAGTCCGCCGCGACGTCGCTGGGCAGAATCGCCGTTGAGTACCGCAACAATGCCAAGGATCTGGCGGCTACCGCGAAGTCTCTCTCCGATAGCATGGCCGAGGTCAACAACTCGCGTGCCGAGGTCGATCAGGCCATCGCTGATGCCAAGGCCGGCATCGCGGGTGCCAAATCCGATTACGATTCCACGTTCTCGGTTAAGGCCAAGGAGCTCAAGAAGACGGTTTCGGGCATTCTGGACTCGCTTGATGGCATCTCGGGCGACCTGGATAGCGCCGTAGGCGGCCTGACCGACGCATCCGGTTCGCTGGCAAAGGGCCTCTCCAAGGCTGCAAAGCTGGTCAACAAGGCTTCTGATCAGCTGGGCGAGGCGTCGGACAAGATCAGCGCGTTTAAGGACGAGCTCGACGGCGCCTTGATGTCGGATGACCTCGCTACGATCAAGACGATGATCGGCAATGATCCCGAGGGTCTGGCCGTGTCGCTTTCCGGCCCCGTCGCGCTCGATCGCAAGCCGGTCTATCCGATCCGCAACTACGGTTCGGCCATGGCACCGTTCTACACGATTCTGTCGCTCTGGGTCGGCTCGATCGTGCTGGCGGCCATGATGAAGGTCTCGGTTGACGACGAACTCATCAATGAGCTGATCCCCGTGCGCTTGCACGAGATCTACCTGGGCCGTTACCTGTTCTTTGGCGGTCTGGCCCTGCTGCAGGCAACGCTCGTGTGCGCGGGCGACATCCTGTTCTTTGGCATCCAGTGCGACAACCCGCTGCAGTTTGTGCTGGCGGGCTGGGTCGCGAGTCTCGTGTTCTCCAATATCGTCTACACGCTTACGGTGTCGTTTGGCGATATCGGCAAGGCGCTCGCCGTCGTGCTGCTGGTCATGCAGGTCGGCGGTTCGGGCGGCACGTTTCCCATCGAGATGACCGGCCCCGTGTTCCAGGCGATCTATCCGTTCCTGCCGTTTACTCACGGCATCAACGCCATGCACGCCGCCATGGCCGGTGCCTATCATATGGAGTACTGGGTTGAGCTGGGTATCTTGGCAAGCTATCTGATCCCGTCGCTGGCCCTGGGCGTCGTCTTCCGCCGTCCGGTCATCAAAGCCAACGACTGGATCATCGAAAAACTGGAGTCAACCAAATTGATTTAG